The region TCGAGATCACCCTGCGCGGCATGCTTTGGGCCAGCCGTTGAATGATGAGGCAGAGGACAGAGCGGAGGAAACGTCATTATGCGCATTCTTTACATTGATATCGACAGCCTGCGAGCGGACCATCTGGGCTGTTACGGATACCATCGCAACACCAGCCCCAATATCGACGCTGTGGCCAGGGATGGGGTGCGTTTCGAAAACTGCTACGCCACCGACGTGCCCTGCCTGCCCTCCCGCAGCGCACTGTGGAGTGGTCGCTTCGGCTACCATACCGGGGTGGTCGGCCATGGCGGTACGGCTGCACAGCCCTTCGTCGAGGGTCCTGCCCGGGGCTTTCGGGATGCCTTCGATGGGTCCTCGTGGATGCGGGCAATGCGGGATGCCGGCCTACGAACGGCGACTGTGAGTCCCTTCGGCGAACGTCATGCCGCCTGGCACTGGTATGCCGGTTTCAACGAGATTTTCAACACAGGCAAGGGGGGAAACGAAAGCGCGGACGATATCACGCCCGTTGCCCTGGATTGGCTGGAGCGCAATGCTCGGTCAGAGGACTGGTTTCTGCACGTCAACTATTGGGATCCCCACACGCCCTATCGCACGCCCCTGGATTTCGGCAACCCGTTCGAGGATGAACCTCTGGCCCCATGGCTGTGCGAGGAGATGCGGCAGCGTTGCTGGGATGGGTTTGGGCCGCACAGCGCCCAGGATCTACATGGCTACGGTGGCGAAACCGGGTGGCGTCGCTTTCCCCGCCTGCCGGAATCGCTGGACTCGATGGCCTCGGTCAGGCAGTGGATCGACGGCTACGACGCGGGAATCCGTTTTGCCGATGCCCATATAGGCCGGTTACTTGATGCCCTCGACGATGCCGGCGTTTTGCAAGAGACC is a window of Chloroflexota bacterium DNA encoding:
- a CDS encoding sulfatase — protein: MRILYIDIDSLRADHLGCYGYHRNTSPNIDAVARDGVRFENCYATDVPCLPSRSALWSGRFGYHTGVVGHGGTAAQPFVEGPARGFRDAFDGSSWMRAMRDAGLRTATVSPFGERHAAWHWYAGFNEIFNTGKGGNESADDITPVALDWLERNARSEDWFLHVNYWDPHTPYRTPLDFGNPFEDEPLAPWLCEEMRQRCWDGFGPHSAQDLHGYGGETGWRRFPRLPESLDSMASVRQWIDGYDAGIRFADAHIGRLLDALDDAGVLQETVIVVSADHGENQGELNVWGDHHTADQITCRVPLIVRWPGLGEELRVDRALHYHFDWAATLIELAGGQVPDNWDGESFAAALEMGKEAGRPYLVLSQNAWACQRSVRFDDYLCLRTYHDGLKELDPVMLFDLLADPHEQQNLACERPELVDRAMALLAEWQHEMMLTSDYAIDPMMTVLREGGPFHTRGMLPEYARRLRATGRGHHADRLMAIHPDEIDP